The Roseovarius sp. EL26 genome has a window encoding:
- a CDS encoding twin-arginine translocation pathway signal protein → MTKQAETTASRRDFLKLAGAGAPVAAAAAVTAGGTAAEAAEPDLSSDKMQDTAHTRAYFDSARF, encoded by the coding sequence ATGACCAAGCAAGCGGAAACCACAGCAAGTCGGCGTGATTTCCTGAAACTGGCGGGTGCCGGAGCACCTGTTGCTGCGGCGGCTGCCGTTACGGCAGGCGGAACCGCCGCTGAGGCTGCAGAGCCTGACCTGTCATCTGACAAGATGCAGGATACCGCGCATACGCGCGCTTATTTCGACAGCGCCCGGTTCTGA
- a CDS encoding substrate-binding domain-containing protein produces MLKWIVGTAFSLVLGTGVWAEEMRLAVTTSFHNSGLAEVLLPEIAKDTGIEVQLLVVGTGQALRLGAAGDVDAILVHAKAAEEQFVKDGNAPHRTEIMYNDFVIIGPAGDPARVGSAQTATEALQQIATLQAGFVSRGDDSGTHKKELSLWQAADVAPENTWYKAVGAGMGAALNTASGLNAYILSDRASWLNFGNKGELELLFAGDPVLFNQYAYLPVSAEKHGHVNAELALQLEDWLTSGRAKELIDGYRLEGEQLFTFNAE; encoded by the coding sequence ATGTTGAAATGGATAGTTGGTACGGCTTTCTCTCTTGTTCTGGGAACGGGCGTTTGGGCCGAAGAGATGAGACTGGCAGTCACCACCTCGTTTCACAACTCGGGTTTGGCCGAGGTTCTATTGCCGGAGATTGCCAAGGACACGGGCATCGAGGTCCAGCTTCTAGTGGTTGGCACCGGGCAAGCCCTGCGGCTGGGTGCGGCAGGGGACGTTGATGCGATATTGGTGCATGCCAAGGCTGCAGAGGAACAATTCGTGAAAGATGGCAATGCCCCGCATCGGACCGAGATCATGTATAATGACTTTGTGATCATTGGCCCGGCGGGTGACCCGGCACGGGTGGGTAGCGCGCAGACAGCTACCGAAGCCCTACAGCAAATTGCAACGCTTCAAGCCGGTTTCGTGAGCCGCGGCGATGATAGCGGCACCCACAAAAAAGAGCTTAGCCTCTGGCAGGCCGCAGATGTTGCCCCAGAGAACACATGGTACAAGGCCGTGGGCGCAGGCATGGGCGCGGCGCTCAACACGGCATCGGGGTTGAATGCGTACATTCTGTCAGATCGCGCCAGTTGGCTGAACTTTGGCAATAAGGGGGAGCTGGAGCTGTTGTTTGCAGGTGATCCCGTGTTGTTCAATCAATATGCCTACCTGCCCGTGAGCGCAGAGAAACATGGGCATGTGAACGCTGAACTGGCTCTGCAACTCGAGGATTGGCTGACGTCAGGTCGGGCGAAGGAGCTGATCGATGGGTATCGCCTCGAAGGGGAGCAGTTGTTTACGTTCAATGCAGAGTGA
- a CDS encoding DUF3306 domain-containing protein yields the protein MTKPQDFWSRRRAAVQSEVESDARAEDIRTEQFIAQQQAEKTDEELLEELGLPDPDALGAGDDFQAFMAKAVPDRLRRRALRRLWLTDPTLANLDGLIDYGEDFTDSATVIENLQTAYQVGKGMMSHVEEMARERSEEDTSTDSLAMDEESSATVPVIEVENATQEKGLVSESGAASQPSKEFAVAEADKPPEPAVSHRRMQFAFEGQPGGTA from the coding sequence ATGACAAAGCCGCAAGATTTCTGGTCACGCCGCAGGGCAGCAGTCCAAAGCGAGGTCGAATCTGACGCTCGCGCTGAAGACATCCGCACGGAACAGTTCATTGCGCAACAGCAGGCCGAAAAAACAGATGAGGAATTACTTGAAGAACTGGGATTGCCAGATCCGGATGCCTTGGGTGCTGGTGATGATTTTCAGGCGTTCATGGCGAAAGCTGTTCCTGATCGCCTGCGCCGCCGGGCGTTGCGCCGCCTATGGTTGACGGATCCAACGTTGGCAAACCTTGATGGACTAATCGACTACGGCGAAGACTTCACCGACAGTGCGACGGTGATCGAGAATTTGCAGACTGCCTATCAGGTCGGCAAGGGCATGATGTCACACGTCGAAGAAATGGCACGAGAACGTTCAGAGGAAGATACGTCTACAGATAGCCTTGCCATGGATGAGGAATCTAGTGCCACTGTACCGGTTATTGAGGTGGAGAATGCCACTCAGGAAAAAGGACTGGTATCAGAATCCGGCGCTGCTTCACAGCCGTCAAAAGAATTCGCTGTTGCCGAGGCTGACAAGCCGCCGGAACCTGCAGTTTCGCACCGCCGCATGCAGTTCGCCTTTGAAGGGCAACCCGGGGGCACGGCATGA
- a CDS encoding DUF6505 family protein, with translation MKLARAIHFDESDTRVYANPARTGEWCVSGGFEFSNWGEGDLTGKPRQAFSNGWLGLETFGRVTFVAITQIEPVEQDVLVGTLAQHFVDLYGAPDLATALPVAQSELDQMADLCEDHRPNTLLTVARELTEAGVRESFRIIEPQDAGLDQFAIHGSLEE, from the coding sequence ATGAAACTGGCACGCGCCATCCATTTCGACGAAAGCGACACCCGTGTTTATGCCAACCCCGCACGCACTGGCGAATGGTGTGTGTCCGGCGGGTTCGAGTTTTCCAACTGGGGCGAGGGTGATTTGACCGGCAAGCCACGCCAAGCCTTTTCCAATGGCTGGCTGGGGTTGGAAACTTTTGGGCGCGTCACCTTTGTGGCGATCACCCAGATTGAGCCAGTTGAACAGGATGTTTTGGTCGGCACGCTTGCACAGCATTTCGTTGATCTCTACGGCGCACCAGATCTGGCAACGGCCCTGCCCGTGGCACAATCAGAACTGGATCAAATGGCCGACCTTTGCGAAGATCACCGCCCAAACACGCTCCTGACTGTTGCCCGTGAGCTAACCGAAGCTGGTGTCAGAGAAAGCTTTCGCATTATTGAACCGCAAGATGCCGGATTAGATCAGTTTGCTATCCATGGGTCATTGGAAGAGTAG
- a CDS encoding molecular chaperone has product MSTQEVLMSDTVDTPSIATEDRLRADLYDFLGLLLARPPEQSLLSQSAALSGDDSVLGIAVAGLARVAKLSKPQAVEREFNALFVGLGRGELLPYASYYMTGFLNEKPLAALRRDMAARGMTRAPNVYEPEDNIASLMEMMAGLISGRFGQTATLKEQQTFFAKHIGPWAGHFFTDLEAAKNSVLYASVGAVGRVFMEIEVEAFRMSST; this is encoded by the coding sequence ATGAGCACACAAGAGGTTTTGATGTCAGATACCGTTGATACGCCATCAATTGCGACCGAGGACCGCCTGCGCGCTGATCTTTATGATTTTCTGGGCCTGCTTTTGGCTCGCCCGCCCGAGCAAAGCCTGTTGTCGCAGAGTGCGGCGCTGTCAGGCGATGATAGCGTACTAGGGATAGCTGTGGCTGGGCTTGCACGGGTTGCAAAACTTAGCAAACCGCAAGCGGTTGAGCGTGAATTCAATGCGCTTTTTGTCGGTCTGGGCCGGGGTGAGTTGCTGCCCTACGCCAGCTATTACATGACCGGATTTTTGAATGAGAAACCACTCGCGGCACTTCGGCGTGACATGGCCGCGCGAGGGATGACGCGCGCGCCAAACGTCTATGAACCCGAAGACAATATCGCCTCTTTGATGGAGATGATGGCAGGGCTAATCAGCGGGCGGTTTGGACAGACGGCGACGTTGAAAGAGCAGCAAACATTCTTTGCCAAGCACATTGGCCCTTGGGCCGGGCATTTTTTCACAGATCTTGAGGCGGCTAAAAATTCGGTTCTGTACGCTTCGGTCGGCGCTGTCGGTCGAGTGTTTATGGAGATCGAAGTTGAGGCCTTTAGGATGAGTTCAACGTAA
- a CDS encoding biotin/lipoate--protein ligase family protein, whose amino-acid sequence MNTARFPPLMSGQLVEAGIEPFEKACTMAAQGCDPGLVIYHVAANRLAAALVMAPEVPLEQAMAMLPACGVGFQNALGALAPPEVAVHLEWSGGLRINGATCGRLRAAAGDTDPALEPDWLVIGLELPLMQMGESPGDTPDQTALYNEGCADIDATTLLESWARHTLNWITRWEDDGNRALHAEWCGLAQGIDQETSQNGLSGTFIGVDENFGMLLREDETTHLIPLSKILEHSK is encoded by the coding sequence ATGAACACCGCACGCTTCCCCCCCCTCATGTCAGGGCAACTTGTCGAAGCCGGGATAGAGCCCTTTGAGAAAGCCTGCACAATGGCTGCACAGGGCTGTGATCCGGGTTTGGTCATCTATCATGTGGCGGCCAACCGGTTGGCCGCAGCACTGGTCATGGCCCCCGAGGTTCCTTTAGAACAGGCGATGGCAATGCTGCCTGCTTGCGGCGTGGGGTTTCAGAACGCTTTGGGGGCATTGGCCCCACCTGAGGTCGCCGTGCATCTGGAATGGAGCGGCGGGCTGCGCATTAACGGTGCCACTTGTGGGCGGTTGCGCGCGGCGGCAGGCGATACTGACCCTGCGTTAGAACCTGACTGGCTTGTCATCGGGCTGGAGCTGCCATTGATGCAAATGGGTGAAAGCCCCGGCGACACCCCGGATCAGACCGCGCTATATAACGAAGGCTGCGCCGATATCGATGCCACCACTCTGCTAGAAAGCTGGGCCCGCCATACATTGAATTGGATCACCCGATGGGAAGACGATGGCAATCGCGCGCTGCACGCTGAATGGTGCGGACTGGCACAGGGTATTGATCAGGAAACCTCACAAAACGGCCTGTCTGGCACATTTATTGGCGTGGATGAAAACTTCGGCATGCTACTGCGCGAAGATGAAACCACTCACCTGATCCCCCTCAGCAAAATCTTGGAGCACAGCAAATGA
- a CDS encoding DUF3305 domain-containing protein — MIRNPDMYDAMPLGIVVRRTPGVTRWEKWIWSAVAVLPGAEPSDWRVLRQEGEITEYHAATLMLELHGAETEAYLHGLSAKVPSVYAVLRAEGNGPISLSAVLVTASPYEAQDYADNGEDIVEKIPMPAGLIAWVRDFAETHHEDEVFVKRRRDRLNVDQVEDGIGDARIPQVADVYRAPGAARKERLQ; from the coding sequence ATGATCCGAAATCCCGATATGTATGATGCAATGCCGCTGGGGATAGTGGTGCGACGCACCCCCGGGGTGACGCGTTGGGAAAAATGGATCTGGAGCGCTGTGGCTGTTTTGCCTGGTGCCGAACCTTCCGACTGGCGCGTTCTGCGGCAAGAAGGCGAGATTACCGAATATCATGCAGCGACCTTGATGCTTGAATTGCATGGCGCCGAAACGGAGGCGTATCTGCATGGCTTGTCGGCCAAGGTGCCCTCGGTCTATGCGGTTTTACGTGCGGAGGGGAATGGCCCGATTTCGCTGTCCGCAGTGTTGGTAACGGCGTCCCCATATGAGGCGCAGGACTATGCGGATAATGGCGAGGATATCGTCGAGAAAATCCCGATGCCTGCTGGCTTGATTGCTTGGGTCCGGGATTTTGCTGAGACGCATCATGAAGATGAAGTATTCGTAAAGCGCCGCAGGGATCGTTTGAATGTGGATCAGGTCGAGGATGGCATTGGTGATGCGCGTATTCCGCAGGTAGCCGATGTATACCGCGCGCCGGGTGCTGCCAGAAAGGAGCGCTTGCAATGA
- a CDS encoding 4Fe-4S binding protein, producing the protein MPKQLILCNCSETHMIDSAALEAATGLPCSKVYSGLCMGETNSAAQAIASGEAIICCQQEARVFAEIAEEIGQAPPPLVDLRDRAGWSDDPRSKLPKMAALLAEATLDTPAEKTVDVISEGLCFIIGPANVALPAAEKLAAFLSVTTLLTDRVEPPDTRNFDVILGQLNRASGTLGQFKVRIDALQQVQPGGRGPLQWSAPRDGGQSECDVILDLSGETPLFPAPEKREGYLRADPGSIPAVADAILEASQLIGTFEKPLYVALEPLICAHSRAEQTGCSNCLAICPTGAISPDGDHVSIDPMTCAGCGSCAALCPSGAITYDAPPPDALFRRIHTLSSAYRKAGGDAPRLLVCDQSFGRDMIKLAARHGRGLPADVIPLEVAALAGFGHAEILAALASGFVDVILLLSPGTERDALNREVPLARAMAGENQINVFDVNDPDLLCELLYNAPAPTICCPDPVLPMGNRRQVARLSAQAIHPGADSLPLPNDAPYGAVLVDTDACTLCLSCVSLCPSGALVDNPDLPQLRFQEDACLQCGLCSNICPEDAISYEPRLNLTDEALSQVVLNEEEPFACVECGVLFGVKSTIEKITDKLAGNHAMFTNPEALRMIQMCDDCRVRAQFKTTDNPLAAGERPRVRMTEDYFSKRRDH; encoded by the coding sequence ATGCCTAAGCAACTGATTCTATGCAACTGTTCAGAAACCCACATGATAGACAGTGCAGCACTTGAAGCCGCGACAGGTCTACCTTGCTCAAAGGTGTATTCTGGTCTGTGCATGGGGGAAACCAACAGTGCGGCACAGGCCATTGCCTCGGGTGAGGCAATAATTTGTTGCCAACAAGAAGCCCGCGTTTTTGCCGAAATTGCAGAAGAGATCGGGCAAGCTCCCCCCCCCTTGGTGGACTTGCGAGATCGGGCTGGATGGTCGGACGACCCCCGTTCAAAACTGCCCAAAATGGCCGCTCTTTTAGCTGAGGCCACATTGGACACTCCCGCCGAAAAAACAGTGGATGTTATATCAGAGGGGCTGTGCTTCATTATAGGTCCGGCTAATGTGGCCCTGCCAGCAGCCGAAAAACTGGCAGCGTTCCTAAGTGTAACAACCCTGTTGACCGATAGAGTTGAGCCCCCTGACACCAGAAATTTCGATGTGATCCTAGGACAGCTAAATCGTGCAAGTGGTACGTTAGGCCAATTCAAGGTACGGATCGATGCTCTGCAACAGGTACAACCCGGTGGGCGTGGCCCCCTACAGTGGTCTGCTCCGCGTGATGGTGGACAAAGCGAGTGCGATGTCATTCTTGACCTAAGCGGCGAGACCCCTTTGTTTCCAGCCCCTGAAAAGCGCGAAGGATATCTGCGTGCCGATCCCGGTAGCATACCCGCAGTAGCTGATGCGATATTGGAAGCATCGCAACTGATCGGAACCTTTGAAAAGCCGCTATATGTAGCCTTAGAGCCACTCATTTGCGCCCATTCGCGTGCTGAACAGACCGGCTGCTCCAACTGCTTGGCTATCTGTCCAACCGGCGCAATTTCACCGGATGGTGATCATGTTAGCATTGACCCTATGACATGCGCTGGATGTGGGTCCTGTGCAGCACTCTGCCCATCAGGCGCGATCACCTATGACGCCCCACCACCCGACGCTTTATTCAGACGCATCCATACTTTATCATCAGCCTACCGTAAAGCCGGGGGAGACGCTCCACGTCTGTTGGTCTGCGATCAAAGCTTTGGCCGGGACATGATAAAACTTGCCGCACGGCACGGCCGGGGTCTGCCTGCAGATGTGATTCCCCTAGAGGTCGCAGCCCTAGCAGGCTTTGGCCACGCAGAAATTCTGGCAGCGTTGGCTTCAGGCTTTGTCGATGTGATATTGTTATTATCCCCGGGAACCGAACGTGATGCCCTGAACCGGGAAGTGCCCCTTGCCCGCGCCATGGCAGGAGAGAACCAGATCAATGTCTTCGACGTCAATGACCCCGACCTGCTGTGCGAATTACTGTATAATGCCCCCGCGCCAACAATCTGTTGCCCGGATCCTGTACTGCCAATGGGAAACCGCCGTCAGGTGGCCCGTCTCAGTGCACAAGCCATACACCCGGGCGCAGATTCTTTGCCCTTACCAAATGATGCCCCATATGGTGCCGTGCTGGTTGACACCGATGCCTGCACCCTATGCTTGAGCTGTGTTTCATTATGTCCCTCTGGCGCGCTGGTTGATAACCCTGATCTGCCGCAGTTGCGCTTTCAGGAAGATGCCTGTTTGCAATGTGGACTATGCTCTAACATCTGCCCAGAGGATGCCATTTCCTATGAACCTCGCCTGAACCTGACGGATGAAGCGCTATCGCAGGTGGTCTTGAACGAGGAGGAGCCCTTTGCTTGTGTCGAGTGTGGGGTATTGTTTGGCGTCAAATCAACGATTGAAAAAATCACCGATAAACTGGCCGGTAACCACGCGATGTTTACTAATCCCGAAGCTCTGCGCATGATTCAAATGTGCGATGACTGCCGTGTTCGCGCTCAGTTCAAAACCACAGACAATCCCTTGGCGGCCGGTGAACGTCCACGCGTGCGCATGACCGAAGACTATTTCAGCAAGCGCCGCGATCATTGA
- a CDS encoding Mrp/NBP35 family ATP-binding protein yields MSITREAVLTALKQVKDPVSGNDIVAAGISRALNVDGNTVRFVLEVDPAKAETYAPVRDAAETAVKALGVSEVSAVLTAHAAKTPPPDLKPQQHAAPQGPERVPGVKHIIAIASGKGGVGKSTVSSNLACALAAEGRRVGLLDADVYGPSQPRMLGVSGRPASPDGKTILPLRNHGVTMMSIGLMTNEGQAVVWRGPMLMGALQQMLMQVQWGALDCLLVDLPPGTGDVQMTLAQKTVVDGAIVVSTPQDVALLDARKGIDMFNQLNVPVLGMIENMSTHICSQCGHEEHVFGHGGVKAEAEKLGVPLMAEVPLHLDIRLAADGGAPIVVSKPESAQAQAFRDIAKQLVAQGIA; encoded by the coding sequence GTGAGCATTACGCGAGAGGCGGTTCTGACCGCATTAAAGCAGGTAAAAGATCCGGTATCGGGCAATGACATTGTCGCCGCGGGCATCAGCCGCGCCCTAAACGTTGATGGGAATACCGTACGCTTTGTGCTGGAAGTCGATCCCGCCAAAGCCGAGACTTACGCCCCAGTACGGGACGCCGCTGAGACCGCTGTTAAAGCGTTAGGAGTGTCTGAGGTCTCTGCCGTGCTTACCGCGCATGCGGCCAAGACCCCGCCGCCCGACTTAAAACCACAACAACATGCTGCCCCACAAGGGCCCGAGCGTGTCCCCGGTGTGAAACACATCATCGCCATTGCCTCTGGAAAAGGCGGCGTTGGAAAATCAACGGTATCTTCCAATCTGGCTTGCGCGCTGGCCGCCGAAGGACGGCGCGTAGGTCTTTTGGATGCCGATGTTTACGGCCCCAGCCAGCCGCGGATGCTTGGTGTGTCCGGTCGCCCCGCCAGCCCGGATGGGAAAACTATTCTGCCCCTTCGCAATCACGGTGTCACTATGATGTCAATCGGATTGATGACAAACGAGGGACAGGCGGTTGTCTGGCGTGGCCCCATGCTGATGGGGGCCTTGCAACAGATGTTGATGCAGGTGCAATGGGGTGCTTTAGATTGCCTGTTGGTTGACCTGCCCCCCGGCACCGGGGATGTGCAAATGACACTGGCACAAAAGACGGTGGTCGATGGTGCCATCGTTGTCTCCACACCGCAGGATGTCGCGCTCTTGGATGCGCGCAAAGGCATCGACATGTTCAACCAGCTGAACGTGCCTGTGTTGGGCATGATCGAAAACATGTCGACACATATTTGCTCCCAATGCGGGCACGAGGAACATGTCTTTGGTCACGGCGGTGTCAAAGCCGAAGCCGAAAAGCTGGGCGTACCCTTGATGGCAGAAGTGCCCCTGCATCTTGATATCCGGTTGGCGGCAGATGGTGGAGCGCCAATTGTGGTTTCCAAACCAGAAAGTGCGCAAGCCCAAGCGTTTCGCGATATCGCCAAGCAGTTGGTGGCACAAGGAATCGCATGA
- a CDS encoding DUF6494 family protein, protein MSDEFNMSMRKFLKQVGVTSQQAIEDGLRTSGTHAGQEFEAKMVLTIDGLDVEHVVTGTIKGEA, encoded by the coding sequence ATGAGCGATGAGTTCAACATGTCGATGCGCAAATTCCTCAAGCAGGTGGGGGTCACCTCGCAGCAGGCAATTGAGGATGGGCTGCGCACATCCGGTACCCACGCCGGGCAAGAATTTGAGGCCAAAATGGTGCTGACCATTGACGGCCTGGATGTGGAACATGTGGTAACCGGCACGATCAAAGGCGAGGCATAG
- a CDS encoding formate dehydrogenase subunit alpha, giving the protein MLRKKTNGVARGPRRTSILSEVAETSVDRRAFLRGSGLAIGGLAAIGATGGSVTRANAQTAATQAVETVKSVCTHCSVGCTVVAEVSNGVWVGQEPGWDSPFNLGAHCAKGASVREHAHGERRLKYPMKKEGGEWKRISWEQAINEIGDGMMNIRDESGPDSVYWLGSAKHNNEQAYLFRKFAAYWGTNNVDHQARICHSTTVAGVANTWGYGAMTNSYNDIHKSRAIFVIGGNPAEAHPVSLLHLLRAKEQNNAPLIVCDPRFTRTAAHADEYVRFRPGTDVALVWGILWHIFENGWEDKEFIRTRVWGMDQIREEVAQWNPEEVERVTGTPGSQLERVARTMANNRPGTVIWCMGGTQHTNGNNNTRAYCVLQLALGNMGTSGGGTNIFRGHDNVQGATDLGVLSHTLPGYYGLSAGAWGHWGRVWGEDPEWLAGQFDSIKDKDGNDASLQNLKGIPVSRWIDGVLEDVENIDQPNKVRAMVLWGHAPNSQTRGKEMKTAMEKLDMLVVVDPYPTASAVMHDRTDGVYLLPACTQFETRGSVTASNRSLQWRDRVVEPLFESLPDEVIMAKFANKFGWADRLFRNIEMDDAETPNVESITREINAGMWTVGYTGQSPERIKLHMANQHTFDRTTLQAIGGPADGDYYGMPWPCWGTAEMGHPGTPNLYDMSKPVSKGGLTFRARFGVERDGDNLLAEGVFSEGSEIQDGYPEFTMQMLMDLGWDGDLTDEERAAIDAVAGAKTNWKTDLSGGIQRVAIQHECAPFGNAKARAVVWTFPDPVPIHREPLYTPRRDLVADYPTYEDRQAYRLPTLYASIQKNDFSQDYPIILTSGRLVEYEGGGEESRSNPWLAELQQDMFVEINPRDANNYGVRDGEQVWVEGAEGAKVKVMAMVTNRVGEGVAFMPFHFAGHMEGVDLRDKYPDGADPYVLGEAANTAMTYGYDSVTQMQESKVSLCKISAA; this is encoded by the coding sequence ATGCTTAGGAAAAAGACCAATGGGGTTGCGAGAGGCCCCCGGCGGACAAGTATCCTGTCTGAGGTCGCGGAAACATCCGTTGACCGCCGTGCGTTTTTGCGCGGCTCAGGCCTGGCCATTGGTGGCCTTGCCGCAATTGGCGCAACTGGCGGGTCTGTGACCCGTGCAAATGCACAAACCGCTGCGACACAGGCAGTTGAAACTGTCAAATCTGTCTGCACGCACTGCTCGGTCGGCTGTACTGTTGTTGCCGAAGTCAGCAATGGTGTCTGGGTCGGGCAGGAGCCGGGGTGGGACAGTCCGTTCAATCTGGGTGCGCACTGTGCCAAGGGCGCTTCGGTGCGTGAACATGCCCATGGTGAACGTCGACTCAAATACCCGATGAAGAAAGAAGGCGGGGAATGGAAACGCATCAGTTGGGAACAGGCGATTAACGAGATCGGCGACGGCATGATGAACATCCGCGATGAAAGCGGGCCCGACAGCGTCTATTGGCTGGGATCAGCCAAGCACAATAACGAACAGGCCTATCTGTTCCGCAAATTCGCCGCTTATTGGGGTACAAATAATGTCGATCACCAAGCACGGATTTGCCACTCGACCACTGTTGCGGGCGTAGCCAACACATGGGGCTACGGCGCCATGACCAACTCTTACAATGATATTCACAAAAGCCGTGCGATCTTTGTCATTGGTGGCAATCCAGCTGAGGCACACCCCGTCTCGTTGCTGCATTTGCTGCGTGCGAAAGAACAAAATAATGCGCCGCTCATTGTGTGTGACCCACGCTTTACTCGCACGGCGGCCCATGCTGATGAATATGTGCGCTTCCGCCCCGGCACCGACGTGGCGCTGGTTTGGGGGATCTTGTGGCATATCTTTGAAAACGGCTGGGAGGACAAAGAATTTATCCGCACCCGTGTCTGGGGCATGGATCAGATCCGCGAAGAGGTTGCTCAGTGGAATCCAGAAGAGGTCGAGCGTGTTACTGGCACGCCGGGATCGCAGCTTGAGCGTGTTGCCCGAACGATGGCGAATAATCGTCCCGGCACCGTGATCTGGTGTATGGGAGGCACACAGCACACCAATGGCAACAACAACACACGTGCTTACTGTGTGCTGCAGCTTGCACTGGGCAACATGGGCACGTCGGGTGGCGGCACAAACATCTTCCGCGGCCACGACAACGTTCAAGGTGCCACAGACCTTGGTGTTCTGAGCCATACACTGCCGGGTTACTATGGCCTGTCGGCAGGGGCTTGGGGACATTGGGGCCGCGTTTGGGGTGAAGATCCTGAGTGGCTGGCGGGTCAGTTCGACAGCATCAAGGACAAAGACGGCAACGACGCGTCTTTGCAAAACCTCAAAGGTATCCCTGTCAGCCGTTGGATCGACGGTGTGCTGGAAGATGTTGAAAACATAGATCAGCCCAACAAGGTGCGTGCCATGGTTTTGTGGGGTCATGCGCCCAACTCGCAGACCCGTGGTAAGGAAATGAAAACGGCGATGGAAAAGCTGGATATGCTGGTCGTGGTTGACCCCTATCCAACCGCCTCTGCCGTGATGCATGACCGTACTGATGGCGTTTATCTGCTGCCAGCCTGTACACAGTTTGAAACGCGTGGCTCTGTCACCGCATCGAACCGTTCACTGCAATGGCGAGACCGGGTTGTCGAGCCGCTGTTTGAAAGCCTCCCGGATGAGGTAATCATGGCCAAGTTTGCCAACAAGTTTGGCTGGGCCGACCGGCTCTTCCGCAATATCGAAATGGACGACGCGGAAACCCCGAATGTCGAAAGTATCACGCGTGAGATCAACGCAGGTATGTGGACAGTGGGTTACACTGGGCAATCGCCCGAGCGTATCAAACTGCATATGGCGAATCAGCATACCTTTGATCGCACTACGCTTCAGGCCATTGGTGGCCCGGCGGATGGCGATTACTACGGGATGCCATGGCCATGTTGGGGTACGGCGGAAATGGGTCACCCCGGTACGCCAAACCTTTATGACATGTCCAAGCCGGTTTCCAAAGGTGGTCTGACGTTCCGCGCCCGTTTCGGGGTAGAGCGCGATGGTGATAATCTGCTCGCCGAGGGTGTCTTCTCCGAAGGGTCAGAAATCCAAGACGGTTATCCCGAGTTCACCATGCAAATGCTGATGGATCTGGGTTGGGATGGCGATCTGACGGATGAGGAACGTGCCGCGATTGACGCTGTGGCCGGAGCCAAAACCAACTGGAAAACTGACCTTTCAGGTGGGATCCAGCGCGTTGCGATTCAGCACGAGTGTGCGCCATTTGGTAATGCCAAGGCGCGCGCTGTTGTTTGGACATTCCCTGATCCGGTGCCGATCCACCGCGAACCGCTTTATACACCGCGGCGCGATCTGGTGGCGGATTACCCGACCTACGAGGACCGTCAGGCTTACCGCCTGCCAACGCTCTATGCGTCTATCCAGAAGAACGATTTCTCCCAAGACTATCCGATCATCCTAACCTCCGGCCGGTTGGTCGAATACGAGGGCGGTGGCGAGGAATCCCGTTCAAACCCCTGGTTGGCAGAGTTGCAGCAGGACATGTTCGTTGAGATCAATCCACGCGATGCCAACAACTACGGTGTGCGCGACGGTGAACAGGTTTGGGTCGAAGGAGCGGAAGGTGCCAAGGTCAAAGTCATGGCCATGGTTACCAACCGTGTGGGTGAAGGCGTGGCCTTCATGCCGTTCCACTTTGCCGGTCACATGGAGGGTGTGGATCTAAGGGATAAATATCCCGACGGTGCTGACCCCTATGTCTTGGGTGAAGCGGCGAACACCGCGATGACCTACGGCTACGATTCAGTCACGCAGATGCAAGAGAGCAAAGTGTCTCTTTGCAAAATCAGCGCAGCATAA